A section of the Hevea brasiliensis isolate MT/VB/25A 57/8 chromosome 17, ASM3005281v1, whole genome shotgun sequence genome encodes:
- the LOC110642256 gene encoding accelerated cell death 11, translated as MTDFENEKPLRKISEAFKELAATVNSQSADIEVAPFSRACSLVSPLFGCLGIAFKFAEMDYVAKVRDLADASKVIVTLEAMLDRDMEQKTVRKAGSHSRNLLRVKRGLDMVKVLFEQIIVTEGNSLKDPASKAYAQVFAPHHGWAIRKAVAAGMYALPTKAQLLNKLNEDETSARIQMEYYIAASAPVILYIDKLFLSRELDIDW; from the exons ATGACGGATTTCGAAAATGAAAAGCCACTGAGAAAGATATCAGAGGCGTTTAAGGAGCTAGCTGCGACTGTAAACTCACAATCTGCTGATATTGAAGTCGCTCCATTCTCTCGAGCTTGCTCTCTCGTCTCTCCTCTTTTTGGCTGTTTGGGTATCGCCTTCAAGTTCGCCGAGATGGATTATGTTGCTAAG GTTCGTGATCTTGCAGACGCATCGAAAGTGATTGTGACCTTGGAAGCCATGCTGGATAGGGACATGGAACAGAAAACCGTGAGAAAAGCGGGTAGTCATTCAAGAAATCTTTTGAGGGTAAAGCGTGGGCTTGACATGGTCAAGGTTCTCTTTGAGCAAATTATTGTTACAGA GGGGAATTCTTTGAAGGACCCAGCTTCCAAGGCTTATGCACAAGTATTTGCTCCTCACCATGGGTGGGCTATTAGAAAAGCTGTTGCTGCAGGGATGTATGCCCTTCCTACAAAAGCACAACTTTTAAATAAGCTGAATGAAGATG AGACCTCAGCCAGGATTCAAATGGAGTATTATATTGCTGCATCTGCACCAGTCATTCTCTACATTGACAAACTCTTCCTATCTAGAGAATTGGATATAGATTGGTGA
- the LOC110642245 gene encoding 30-kDa cleavage and polyadenylation specificity factor 30 isoform X3, translating into MEDTDVGLNFDFEGGLDVGPTNSTASIPAIPSGNPAAAAAAANNNSAVPAVPAVDPSAPGANQAGRRSFRQTVCRHWLRSLCMKGDACGFLHQYDKSRMPVCRFFRLYGECREQDCVYKHTNEDIKECNMYKLGFCPNGPDCRYRHAKLPGPPPPVEEVLQKIQQLNSYNYGSSNKFFQQRGNGFQQHTDKSQFLQGPNSIGQGVAGKPSVTESANVQQPQQQQQQQQQQQQQGQQLQQQASQAQAQNLPNGQPVQANRTATSLPQGISRYFIVKSCNRENLELSVQQGVWATQRSNEAKLNEAFDSAENVILIFSVNRTRHFQGCAKMTSKIGASAVGGNWKYAHGTAHYGRNFSVKWLKLCELSFHKTRHLRNPYNENLPVKISRDCQELEPSIGEQLASLLYLEPDSELMAISVAAEAKREEEKAKGVNPDNGGENPDIVPFEDNEEEEEEESEEEEESFGQALGAAGQGRGRGRGIMWPQMPLARGARPIPGMRGFPPVMMGADGFSYGPVAPDGFGMPDLFGVAHRGFTPFGPRFSGDFTGPASGMMFPGRPSQPGAMFPTGGFGMMMPGRAPFIGAMGPTATNQLRVQGQTKAEVQPADWMMRDNTSKKE; encoded by the exons ATGGAGGATACAGACGTTGGTCTCAACTTCGATTTCGAGGGAGGCCTCGACGTCGGTCCCACCAACTCTACTGCCTCCATCCCGGCCATCCCTTCCGGTAATCCCGCCGCAGCTGCTGCCGCCGCTAATAACAACTCGGCCGTCCCAGCTGTGCCTGCTGTGGACCCATCGGCACCTGGGGCCAACCAGGCAGGACGGCGGAGCTTCCGACAGACTGTCTGTCGGCATTGGCTCCGCAGCCTTTGCATGAAGGGCGACGCCTGCGGCTTTCTACACCAATACGACAAGTCCCGAATGCCCGTTTGCCGCTTTTTTAGGCTTTACGGGGAGTGCAGGGAGCAGGACTGCGTGTACAAGCACACCAATGAGGATATCAAGGAATGCAATAT GTACAAGCTAGGGTTTTGTCCAAATGGTCCTGATTGTCGGTATAGGCATGCAAAATTGCCTGGACCTCCACCACCCGTGGAAGAAGTCCTTCAAAAGATTCAGCAATTAAATTCTTACAATTATGGATCCTCAAACAAATTTTTTCAACAAAGGGGTAACGGTTTTCAGCAACACACCGATAAATCTCAGTTTTTGCAAGGCCCTAACAGTATAGGTCAGGGTGTAGCTGGAAAACCCTCAGTTACAGAGTCTGCTAATGTGCAGCAGcctcagcagcagcagcagcaacagcaacaacaacaacaacaagggCAACAGTTGCAACAGCAAGCCTCTCAGGCCCAGGCACAAAATCTTCCTAATGGTCAGCCAGTTCAGGCAAACAGAACTGCAACATCTTTGCCTCAAGGAATATCTAG GTATTTCATTGTTAAAAGTTGCAACCGTGAAAATTTGGAATTATCTGTACAACAAGGAGTTTGGGCAACTCAAAGGAGCAATGAAGCTAAATTGAATGAAGCTTTTGACTCTGCTGAAAATGTGATTTTGATTTTCTCGGTCAATCGGACTCGACATTTCCAG GGATGTGCAAAGATGACATCCAAAATTGGTGCTTCTGCTGTTGGGGGGAATTGGAAGTATGCACATGGAACTGCACACTATGGACGAAATTTTTCAGTCAAATGGTTGAAG TTATGCGAATTATCATTCCACAAAACGCGCCATTTGAGGAACCCATACAATGAGAACTTACCAGTGAAG ATCAGTAGAGATTGCCAGGAGCTAGAGCCCTCAATTGGTGAGCAGTTAGCTTCCTTACTTTATCTTGAGCCTGATAGTGAACTCATG GCAATCTCAGTTGCAGCAGAAGCAAAACGAGAAGAGGAAAAAGCAAAGGGAGTTAATCCAGACAATGGAGGAGAGAACCCAGACATTGTTCCATTTGAGGACAATGAAGAAGAGGaggaggaagaaagtgaagaggaGGAGGAGAGTTTTGGTCAGGCTCTTGGGGCTGCAGGTCAAGGGCGAGGGAGAGGCAGGGGAATCATGTGGCCTCAGATGCCACTGGCCCGTGGTGCTAGACCCATCCCTGGGATGCGAGGTTTCCCCCCAGTGATGATGGGTGCTGATGGCTTTTCTTATGGACCAGTGGCGCCTGATGGTTTTGGAATGCCTGATCTTTTTGGTGTGGCACACCGTGGATTTACACCATTTGGTCCAAGGTTTTCTGGTGATTTTACAGGTCCTGCATCTGGCATGATGTTTCCTGGGAGACCTTCCCAACCTGGGGCAATGTTTCCAACTGGTGGATTTGGCATGATGATGCCAGGACGTGCTCCTTTTATTGGGGCAATGGGCCCCACTGCCACAAATCAACTTCGAG TGCAGGGTCAGACCAAGGCAGAGGTACAGCCGGCGGACTGGATGATGAGGGACAATACCAGCAAGAAGGAATAA
- the LOC110642245 gene encoding 30-kDa cleavage and polyadenylation specificity factor 30 isoform X1, whose protein sequence is MEDTDVGLNFDFEGGLDVGPTNSTASIPAIPSGNPAAAAAAANNNSAVPAVPAVDPSAPGANQAGRRSFRQTVCRHWLRSLCMKGDACGFLHQYDKSRMPVCRFFRLYGECREQDCVYKHTNEDIKECNMYKLGFCPNGPDCRYRHAKLPGPPPPVEEVLQKIQQLNSYNYGSSNKFFQQRGNGFQQHTDKSQFLQGPNSIGQGVAGKPSVTESANVQQPQQQQQQQQQQQQQGQQLQQQASQAQAQNLPNGQPVQANRTATSLPQGISRYFIVKSCNRENLELSVQQGVWATQRSNEAKLNEAFDSAENVILIFSVNRTRHFQGCAKMTSKIGASAVGGNWKYAHGTAHYGRNFSVKWLKLCELSFHKTRHLRNPYNENLPVKISRDCQELEPSIGEQLASLLYLEPDSELMAISVAAEAKREEEKAKGVNPDNGGENPDIVPFEDNEEEEEEESEEEEESFGQALGAAGQGRGRGRGIMWPQMPLARGARPIPGMRGFPPVMMGADGFSYGPVAPDGFGMPDLFGVAHRGFTPFGPRFSGDFTGPASGMMFPGRPSQPGAMFPTGGFGMMMPGRAPFIGAMGPTATNQLRGSRPGVMPFPPLPTPSIQNSNRPVKRDQRTAANDRNDKYSAGSDQGRGTAGGLDDEGQYQQEGIKAAHEDQFGAGNRFRNDESESEDEAPRRSRHGEGKKKQRGSEGDATPRSDH, encoded by the exons ATGGAGGATACAGACGTTGGTCTCAACTTCGATTTCGAGGGAGGCCTCGACGTCGGTCCCACCAACTCTACTGCCTCCATCCCGGCCATCCCTTCCGGTAATCCCGCCGCAGCTGCTGCCGCCGCTAATAACAACTCGGCCGTCCCAGCTGTGCCTGCTGTGGACCCATCGGCACCTGGGGCCAACCAGGCAGGACGGCGGAGCTTCCGACAGACTGTCTGTCGGCATTGGCTCCGCAGCCTTTGCATGAAGGGCGACGCCTGCGGCTTTCTACACCAATACGACAAGTCCCGAATGCCCGTTTGCCGCTTTTTTAGGCTTTACGGGGAGTGCAGGGAGCAGGACTGCGTGTACAAGCACACCAATGAGGATATCAAGGAATGCAATAT GTACAAGCTAGGGTTTTGTCCAAATGGTCCTGATTGTCGGTATAGGCATGCAAAATTGCCTGGACCTCCACCACCCGTGGAAGAAGTCCTTCAAAAGATTCAGCAATTAAATTCTTACAATTATGGATCCTCAAACAAATTTTTTCAACAAAGGGGTAACGGTTTTCAGCAACACACCGATAAATCTCAGTTTTTGCAAGGCCCTAACAGTATAGGTCAGGGTGTAGCTGGAAAACCCTCAGTTACAGAGTCTGCTAATGTGCAGCAGcctcagcagcagcagcagcaacagcaacaacaacaacaacaagggCAACAGTTGCAACAGCAAGCCTCTCAGGCCCAGGCACAAAATCTTCCTAATGGTCAGCCAGTTCAGGCAAACAGAACTGCAACATCTTTGCCTCAAGGAATATCTAG GTATTTCATTGTTAAAAGTTGCAACCGTGAAAATTTGGAATTATCTGTACAACAAGGAGTTTGGGCAACTCAAAGGAGCAATGAAGCTAAATTGAATGAAGCTTTTGACTCTGCTGAAAATGTGATTTTGATTTTCTCGGTCAATCGGACTCGACATTTCCAG GGATGTGCAAAGATGACATCCAAAATTGGTGCTTCTGCTGTTGGGGGGAATTGGAAGTATGCACATGGAACTGCACACTATGGACGAAATTTTTCAGTCAAATGGTTGAAG TTATGCGAATTATCATTCCACAAAACGCGCCATTTGAGGAACCCATACAATGAGAACTTACCAGTGAAG ATCAGTAGAGATTGCCAGGAGCTAGAGCCCTCAATTGGTGAGCAGTTAGCTTCCTTACTTTATCTTGAGCCTGATAGTGAACTCATG GCAATCTCAGTTGCAGCAGAAGCAAAACGAGAAGAGGAAAAAGCAAAGGGAGTTAATCCAGACAATGGAGGAGAGAACCCAGACATTGTTCCATTTGAGGACAATGAAGAAGAGGaggaggaagaaagtgaagaggaGGAGGAGAGTTTTGGTCAGGCTCTTGGGGCTGCAGGTCAAGGGCGAGGGAGAGGCAGGGGAATCATGTGGCCTCAGATGCCACTGGCCCGTGGTGCTAGACCCATCCCTGGGATGCGAGGTTTCCCCCCAGTGATGATGGGTGCTGATGGCTTTTCTTATGGACCAGTGGCGCCTGATGGTTTTGGAATGCCTGATCTTTTTGGTGTGGCACACCGTGGATTTACACCATTTGGTCCAAGGTTTTCTGGTGATTTTACAGGTCCTGCATCTGGCATGATGTTTCCTGGGAGACCTTCCCAACCTGGGGCAATGTTTCCAACTGGTGGATTTGGCATGATGATGCCAGGACGTGCTCCTTTTATTGGGGCAATGGGCCCCACTGCCACAAATCAACTTCGAGGTAGTCGACCAGGTGTTATGCCATTTCCACCACTCCCTACACCATCTATTCAAAACAGCAATAGACCTGTTAAGAGAGATCAGAGGACAGCAGCTAATGATCGAAATGATAAATACAGTGCAGGGTCAGACCAAGGCAGAGGTACAGCCGGCGGACTGGATGATGAGGGACAATACCAGCAAGAAGGAATAAAGGCTGCCCATGAAGATCAATTTGGTGCGGGGAACAGGTTCAGAAATGACGAGAGTGAAAGTGAGGATGAGGCACCAAGGCGATCAAGGCATGGGGAAGGGAAAAAGAAGCAACGAGGCTCAGAAGGAGATGCAACTCCACGCTCTGATCACTAA
- the LOC110642245 gene encoding 30-kDa cleavage and polyadenylation specificity factor 30 isoform X2 encodes MEDTDVGLNFDFEGGLDVGPTNSTASIPAIPSGNPAAAAAAANNNSAVPAVPAVDPSAPGANQAGRRSFRQTVCRHWLRSLCMKGDACGFLHQYDKSRMPVCRFFRLYGECREQDCVYKHTNEDIKECNMYKLGFCPNGPDCRYRHAKLPGPPPPVEEVLQKIQQLNSYNYGSSNKFFQQRGNGFQQHTDKSQFLQGPNSIGQGVAGKPSVTESANVQQPQQQQQQQQQQQQQGQQLQQQASQAQAQNLPNGQPVQANRTATSLPQGISRYFIVKSCNRENLELSVQQGVWATQRSNEAKLNEAFDSAENVILIFSVNRTRHFQGCAKMTSKIGASAVGGNWKYAHGTAHYGRNFSVKWLKLCELSFHKTRHLRNPYNENLPVKISRDCQELEPSIGEQLASLLYLEPDSELMAISVAAEAKREEEKAKGVNPDNGGENPDIVPFEDNEEEEEEESEEEEESFGQALGAAGQGRGRGRGIMWPQMPLARGARPIPGMRGFPPVMMGADGFSYGPVAPDGFGMPDLFGVAHRGFTPFGPRFSGDFTGPASGMMFPGRPSQPGAMFPTGGFGMMMPGRAPFIGAMGPTATNQLRGSRPVQGQTKAEVQPADWMMRDNTSKKE; translated from the exons ATGGAGGATACAGACGTTGGTCTCAACTTCGATTTCGAGGGAGGCCTCGACGTCGGTCCCACCAACTCTACTGCCTCCATCCCGGCCATCCCTTCCGGTAATCCCGCCGCAGCTGCTGCCGCCGCTAATAACAACTCGGCCGTCCCAGCTGTGCCTGCTGTGGACCCATCGGCACCTGGGGCCAACCAGGCAGGACGGCGGAGCTTCCGACAGACTGTCTGTCGGCATTGGCTCCGCAGCCTTTGCATGAAGGGCGACGCCTGCGGCTTTCTACACCAATACGACAAGTCCCGAATGCCCGTTTGCCGCTTTTTTAGGCTTTACGGGGAGTGCAGGGAGCAGGACTGCGTGTACAAGCACACCAATGAGGATATCAAGGAATGCAATAT GTACAAGCTAGGGTTTTGTCCAAATGGTCCTGATTGTCGGTATAGGCATGCAAAATTGCCTGGACCTCCACCACCCGTGGAAGAAGTCCTTCAAAAGATTCAGCAATTAAATTCTTACAATTATGGATCCTCAAACAAATTTTTTCAACAAAGGGGTAACGGTTTTCAGCAACACACCGATAAATCTCAGTTTTTGCAAGGCCCTAACAGTATAGGTCAGGGTGTAGCTGGAAAACCCTCAGTTACAGAGTCTGCTAATGTGCAGCAGcctcagcagcagcagcagcaacagcaacaacaacaacaacaagggCAACAGTTGCAACAGCAAGCCTCTCAGGCCCAGGCACAAAATCTTCCTAATGGTCAGCCAGTTCAGGCAAACAGAACTGCAACATCTTTGCCTCAAGGAATATCTAG GTATTTCATTGTTAAAAGTTGCAACCGTGAAAATTTGGAATTATCTGTACAACAAGGAGTTTGGGCAACTCAAAGGAGCAATGAAGCTAAATTGAATGAAGCTTTTGACTCTGCTGAAAATGTGATTTTGATTTTCTCGGTCAATCGGACTCGACATTTCCAG GGATGTGCAAAGATGACATCCAAAATTGGTGCTTCTGCTGTTGGGGGGAATTGGAAGTATGCACATGGAACTGCACACTATGGACGAAATTTTTCAGTCAAATGGTTGAAG TTATGCGAATTATCATTCCACAAAACGCGCCATTTGAGGAACCCATACAATGAGAACTTACCAGTGAAG ATCAGTAGAGATTGCCAGGAGCTAGAGCCCTCAATTGGTGAGCAGTTAGCTTCCTTACTTTATCTTGAGCCTGATAGTGAACTCATG GCAATCTCAGTTGCAGCAGAAGCAAAACGAGAAGAGGAAAAAGCAAAGGGAGTTAATCCAGACAATGGAGGAGAGAACCCAGACATTGTTCCATTTGAGGACAATGAAGAAGAGGaggaggaagaaagtgaagaggaGGAGGAGAGTTTTGGTCAGGCTCTTGGGGCTGCAGGTCAAGGGCGAGGGAGAGGCAGGGGAATCATGTGGCCTCAGATGCCACTGGCCCGTGGTGCTAGACCCATCCCTGGGATGCGAGGTTTCCCCCCAGTGATGATGGGTGCTGATGGCTTTTCTTATGGACCAGTGGCGCCTGATGGTTTTGGAATGCCTGATCTTTTTGGTGTGGCACACCGTGGATTTACACCATTTGGTCCAAGGTTTTCTGGTGATTTTACAGGTCCTGCATCTGGCATGATGTTTCCTGGGAGACCTTCCCAACCTGGGGCAATGTTTCCAACTGGTGGATTTGGCATGATGATGCCAGGACGTGCTCCTTTTATTGGGGCAATGGGCCCCACTGCCACAAATCAACTTCGAGGTAGTCGACCAG TGCAGGGTCAGACCAAGGCAGAGGTACAGCCGGCGGACTGGATGATGAGGGACAATACCAGCAAGAAGGAATAA